GCAGCAGGTACTGATCGAGGTTGTTGATAGCCTGCGACTTGAGGTAAGAAGCCCGCGCCCGCGCCAGCTCATGGTCAGCATAGAAGCCTAGGCCAGTCTGCACGGCCGCGTTGTACTTGCCAATGTTGAACCGGATTTTGCGCCGGTGCTCCAGGTCAAAGGCCTTGTTGTCGGCATCGGCCAGAAACTGCGTGGCCTTGGAAGGGGAGAGGGTCGTCGGGTTCATAGCAGCACAGATAAATCAGCAGGTAGTAGCAAAGATAAAAGTCTGCAGTCTGCAAATAGTTTCTAGGCCACTTATCTGAGCGGCAGTGGCCTAGGATGGAGCTAGAATACTTGAAAATCAAGAACGTGTCATGCTGAGCTTGCCGAAGCATCTCTATCGGAGCTAATCAGTTGAAGTTAGCACTGCGGTAGAGATGCTTCGGCAAGCTCAGCATGACAACGGTTTTGTTCTAGGCCACTCTCAAGCCGTAAAGGCTTTACTTCACCACTACAGCAGGGCGCTGGTCGCGGTTGGCTAGCTCCCAGGCGGTGTGGAACACGAGGCGGGTGCGCTGCTCCAGTTTATCAAACGCAATGCGGTCTACATCATCGGTGGCTTTGTGGTAGTCCTGGTGTAGGCCACTGGTGTAGAAGATTACCGGAATGCCCTGGCGTGCGAAGTTGTAATGGTCGGAGCGGGTGTAGAGCTGCTCGGGGTCGTTGGGGGCGTTGTATTTGTAGTCGAGCTTGAGGCGCGTGTAGCGCTTGTTGGCAGCCTCATTGAGCGCGTGCAGTTCCGGGCTGAGGCGGTCTGAGCCAATCAAATACACATAGTCACCTTTATTATTATGGTGTGGATCGTTGCGCCCGACCATATCAATGTTCAGGTCGGCGATGGTGCGGACTAGGGGCGCTACGGGGTTGCCGGTGTAGTATTGGGAGCCCAGCAGGCCCTTTTCTTCGCCGGTATTCAGCAAAAACAGAATGCTGCGCCTGGGCCCGTGGCCTTCCGCCTTGGCTTTGGCAAACGCATGGGCCAGCGTCAGTACGGCACTGGTGCCGGAGCCGTCGTCATCGGCACCGTTGTAAATGGTGTCATTCTGAATGCCCAGGTGGTCGTAGTGTGCCGAGATGACCAGCACTTCATCCTTCTTATCGGTGCCTTCCAACAGGCCTAGCACGTTTTCCGAGATCAGCTCGTCGCGGGTTTGCGGGATGGAAAACGTGAACGGCTGCGGCTGAAAGTTGACTACCGGCGGCTTGCCGCTGCTGTAGCTGCTCAGGACATAGTTCTGCAGGGTTTCGTTGGTGGTGCCTAGCATCGCCAGGCCCAGATCAACAGACGTAATGTAGGTGCCAATGCCTTCTGGTGGGGTATCGGCCAGCGCTTTCGCATCAAGCGGCAATACGGGCGGTTTGGCCAGAGAGTAAGCGGGCTCCGCTAGATAGTCCTTCAGGCCGGCTCCCATCGACTCAAACTGCGCGGTACCCGCAAACGTCACAACTATTACGCTACGGGCGCCTTTATCGCGGGCCAGAGCAGCTTTGCGGTAGCCGGAGCCCCAGGTGCTTTCCTGTTTGCCGCCGGAAAGTAGGTAATGGTCGCGGCCATCGGTGGGCTCGCCCTGCAGCACTATCACATCCTTGCCCCGGA
The Hymenobacter gelipurpurascens DNA segment above includes these coding regions:
- a CDS encoding M28 family peptidase, whose protein sequence is MNKLLFSAFLGFTCVSGAWAQQRSVAPATTPDPAVRFAATVTAADLRRHLTELASDAYEGRETGQPGQKKAADYLAKQFATLGLRGPVTESKNPYWQSFGLVRTAPNGYASFSIDGRYFDCMRDFFGFGPSVFRTPTPAAPVFLGFGIETDRYNDYANQPDIRGKDVIVLQGEPTDGRDHYLLSGGKQESTWGSGYRKAALARDKGARSVIVVTFAGTAQFESMGAGLKDYLAEPAYSLAKPPVLPLDAKALADTPPEGIGTYITSVDLGLAMLGTTNETLQNYVLSSYSSGKPPVVNFQPQPFTFSIPQTRDELISENVLGLLEGTDKKDEVLVISAHYDHLGIQNDTIYNGADDDGSGTSAVLTLAHAFAKAKAEGHGPRRSILFLLNTGEEKGLLGSQYYTGNPVAPLVRTIADLNIDMVGRNDPHHNNKGDYVYLIGSDRLSPELHALNEAANKRYTRLKLDYKYNAPNDPEQLYTRSDHYNFARQGIPVIFYTSGLHQDYHKATDDVDRIAFDKLEQRTRLVFHTAWELANRDQRPAVVVK